The Limnohabitans sp. region CGAGTTGGTAGCTTTCGAACGCCCTGAGCAACCTGCCCATCGTTCGAAAGCTGCCGCAACCCCTTCGCCGCCCCTTTGAACTTTTGGCACTTGGCCATTTTTCGGATTCGCCATGCTCAACATCTTCACCCTCGTCAACGGCCGACTCTTCCAGGAAGAGATCGAGTCGCTCGAAGAACTCTCCCGCTTCCAGCCCATCTGGGTTGACCTGGAGTCGCCCACGCTGGAAGAAAAACGCTGGATCAAGCAATACTTTGGCTTGTTAATCCCCGAAGACGCGATGGACGAGGACATCGAAGAATCCGCGCGCTTTTACGAAGAGGACAACGGCGAGCTGCACATCCGCTCCGACTTTTTGATCGCCGACGATGACGAGCCCCGTACCGTGCGCTGCGCTTTCATCCTGAATCAGCACAACGCCGACTTGAAAAGCCAGGGCGTGCTGTTTTCCATCCATGACGAAGACGTGCCGGTGTTCCGCCTTTTGCGCATGCGCGCACGGCGGGCACCCGGACTGATAGAAGAGGCCAAGGAAGTGCTGCTCAAACTGTTTGACGCCGACGCCGAATACTCAGCGGACACACTCGAAGGCATTTACGATCAGCTCGAAAAAGTGGGCAACACCGTGCTGTCGGGCGATGTGACCGACGCCATGGCCAGCGAAGTGCTGGGCGCCATTGCCCGGCAAGAAGACATGAACGGTCGCATCCGTCGCAACGTGATGGACACACGCCGCGCCCTGAGCTTCATGATGCGCTCCAAAATGCTCAACGCCGACCAGTTTGAAGACGCACGCCAGATCATGCGCGACATCGACTCACTCGACTCGCACACGGCATTTTTGTTCGACAAGATCAACTTCCTGATGGACGCCACCGTTGGTTTCATCAACATCAACCAGAACAAGATCATCAAGATCTTCTCGGTGGCCAGTGTGGCCTTGCTGCCACCCACCTTGATCGCCAGCTTGTATGGCATGAACTTTCAGTACATGCCCGAGTTGTCCCAAAAATGGGGTTACCCCTATGCCCTGGCGCTGATGGCCGCCAGCGCCGTGGTGCCCATGTGGTACTTCCGCAGGCGCGGTTGGCTCAAATAAAGCCCACTCATGCGGGTGGGCGTTTGGCCAACCACTGCGACAAAATTGCCCGGC contains the following coding sequences:
- the corA gene encoding magnesium/cobalt transporter CorA, whose amino-acid sequence is MLNIFTLVNGRLFQEEIESLEELSRFQPIWVDLESPTLEEKRWIKQYFGLLIPEDAMDEDIEESARFYEEDNGELHIRSDFLIADDDEPRTVRCAFILNQHNADLKSQGVLFSIHDEDVPVFRLLRMRARRAPGLIEEAKEVLLKLFDADAEYSADTLEGIYDQLEKVGNTVLSGDVTDAMASEVLGAIARQEDMNGRIRRNVMDTRRALSFMMRSKMLNADQFEDARQIMRDIDSLDSHTAFLFDKINFLMDATVGFININQNKIIKIFSVASVALLPPTLIASLYGMNFQYMPELSQKWGYPYALALMAASAVVPMWYFRRRGWLK